A portion of the Glycine max cultivar Williams 82 chromosome 10, Glycine_max_v4.0, whole genome shotgun sequence genome contains these proteins:
- the LOC100818899 gene encoding fructokinase-1 gives MPLSVPPKALNSPIHHPHGPSFSSISKPKPKPNGLTLLPLNRAFRGLEISVPSPSSLHSNVAKHVDVATLSNLCVDIVLNVPQLPPPSPLQRKAFMDRLAQSPPDKKYWEAGGNCNMAIAAARLGLNCISIGHVGNEIYGKFLSDVLHDEGIGLVGMITNDDIVNSSGSSASCETLLCWVLVDPLQRHGFCSRADFCEEPILHWMSKLSSEVKMAIKNSKVLFCNGYGFDELSPGAILSAMEYAVEVGTSIFFDPGPRGKSLSTGTPDEQRALNQLLRMSDVLLLTSDEAEELTGIEDPILAGQEFLKRGIRTKWVIVKMGSKGSILITASSVACAPAFKVNVIDSVGCGDSFVAAIVYGFIHNMPLVNTLAIANAVGAATAMGCGAGRNVATLENVVNILRSSNLNEDDEFWIEIFEKNVVAQEITYLSNVMNGNKNRLNLVSFDKVASELLPKLELPQTVGNVPT, from the exons ATGCCTCTCTCAGTCCCACCCAAAGCCCTCAATTCCCCAATCCATCATCCCCATGGACCCTCCTTCTCTTCCATTTCCAAACCAAAGCCAAAACCCAATGGGTTAACCCTTTTGCCTCTGAATCGCGCATTCAGAGGCCTCGAAATCTCCGTCCCTAGCCCCTCCTCGCTCCATTCAAACGTTGCCAAACACGTCGACGTTGCCACTCTGAGCAACCTCTGCGTCGACATCGTTCTCAATGTCCCCCAGTTGCCCCCTCCTTCCCCTCTTCAACGCAAGGCCTTCATGGACCGCTTGGCCCAATCTCCTCCTGACAAG AAATATTGGGAAGCAGGTGGAAACTGCAATATGGCTATAGCAGCTGCAAGGTTAGGACTCAACTGCATATCAATTGGTCATGTGGGTAATGAAATCTATGGGAAATTTCTGTCAGATGTGCTTCATGATGAGGGCATTGGTTTGGTTGGGATGATTACTAATGACGATATCGTCAACAGTTCTGGTAGTAGTGCCTCTTGTGAAACTCTTTTATGTTGGGTTCTTGTTGATCCTTTACAAAGACATGGTTTTTGCAG TCGGGCTGATTTTTGTGAGGAGCCTATATTGCATTGGATGAGTAAATTGTCCAGCGAAGTTAAAATGGCTATTAAAAACTCAAAGGTCTTGTTCTGTAATGGATATGGATTTGATGAGCTCTCTCCTGGTGCAATACTCTCAGCCATGGAATATGCTGTTGAAGTTGGCACCTCAATCTTCTTTGATCCTGGACCACGTGGAAAGAGTCTCTCCACTGGGACCCCAGATGAACAAAGAGCTCTTAATCAGTTACTGAGAATGAGTGATGTTCTTCTTCTAACTTCTGACGAG GCTGAGGAATTAACTGGCATAGAAGATCCAATATTAGCAGGGCAGGAGTTTCTCAAAAGAGGGATCCGCACAAAATGGGTGATTGTAAAAATGGGTTCTAAGGGTTCGATTCTTATAACAGCATCGAGTGTAGCTTGTGCACCTGCATTCAAG GTGAATGTTATTGACTCTGTCGGATGTGGAGACAGTTTTGTAGCTGCTATTGTCTATGGTTTTATACATAATATGCCACTGGTTAATACATTGGCAATTGCAAATGCAGTGGGTGCTGCAACAGCCATGGGCTGTGGTGCTGGTAGGAATGTAGCAACACTGGAGAATGTAGTAAATATATTAAGATCATCAAACCTCAACGAAGATGATGAATTTTGGattgaaatatttgaaaagaatgtgGTTGCTCAGGAAATAACATATCTGTCAAATGTTATGAATGGAAACAAAAATCGTCTCAACCTTGTCTCATTTGACAAGGTTGCCTCTGAGCTCTTGCCCAAGCTTGAACTTCCACAAACAGTGGGGAATGTGCCAACTTGA